The Oreochromis niloticus isolate F11D_XX linkage group LG2, O_niloticus_UMD_NMBU, whole genome shotgun sequence genome includes a region encoding these proteins:
- the dnajc4 gene encoding dnaJ homolog subfamily C member 4 translates to MQLEAQLRLCQSCFWCCKSGLRLFSQSYTQRKAATYYDLLGVKSDATLEEIKNAFFDKSKKLHPDSNPSNPALHSQFVQLNEAYRVLSKDLSRKEYDFKIRQPYGGAQVFRSASTDPSYRGSMDAYENIRYWEQVRHPHAPEMMAEEKQKRRRRNFRLVAYCVVAMMLSIGAHAVLFKKLEEVHTNFMDEKDRIIIEIYNEAKERARVNGFKKQTEILRQKHAEFKEKYKRTDVGDDK, encoded by the exons ATGCAGTTGGAGGCTCAGCTGCGTCTGTGCCAGAGTTGTTTTTGGTGTTGCAAGAGTGGACTGCGGCTGTTCTCCCAGAGCTATACGCAAAG AAAAGCTGCAACCTACTACGACCTCCTGGGagtcaaatctgatgccacgtTGGAGGAAATCAAAAATGCGTTTTTTGACAAATCCAAGAAG CTACATCCAGACAGCAACCCGTCAAACCCGGCACTGCACAGCCAGTTTGTGCAGCTGAACGAGGCCTACAGGGTGCTGAGCAAAGATCTGAGTAGGAAGGAGTACGACTTCAAAATACGACAGCCGTATGGTGGTGCTCAAGTCTTCAGATCTGCCTCCACTGACCCCAGCTACAGAGGCAG CATGGACGCCTATGAGAACATCCGTTACTGGGAGCAGGTTCGTCACCCTCACGCTCCAGAGATGATGGCCGAGgagaagcagaagaggaggaggaggaacttCCGCCTGGTGGCGTATTGTGTCGTCGCTATGATGCTCAGCATAGGAGCCCACGCCGTCCTCTTCAA GAAACTGGAAGAAGTTCACACTAACTTCATGGATGAGAAAGACCGAATCATCATAGAAATTTACAATGAAGCCAAAGAGAGGGCGAG GGTCAATGGTTTTAAGAAGCAGACGGAAATCCTGCGTCAGAAGCACGCCGAGTTTAAAGAGAAGTACAAACGCACCGACGTTGGAGACGACAAGTAG